A region of Esox lucius isolate fEsoLuc1 chromosome 3, fEsoLuc1.pri, whole genome shotgun sequence DNA encodes the following proteins:
- the LOC117593461 gene encoding histone-lysine N-methyltransferase, H3 lysine-79 specific-like, which produces MNEKIGREAEDRQKCREQREEERRMKAEKTDLIFGLVEERKAVRGKVLDTTLNPGIRIEKAARLRNIRLGQSVRAREEKKEKEEDLGMNEDKLKEKLRLEKEARVREEEKRKEKERKEQAIVKETRMRKIMLEELARVKEGEKEMEEENRTKEVLLKAAKQRTLRLEKEAMVRRTVNMEESKRNHMAILEEARLRTLRLKEETRLREEEKKREEENREKMALVKLDWRRKLMLEKAMVREESKIEADERKREVQLKKSKMKTRLNQEARIKEVKKMEDERKKEALLKKAKVTTLRLEEEAKVRMKGRRRKEVSSV; this is translated from the coding sequence atgaatgagaaGATAGGAAGAGAAGCTGAGGACAGGCAAAAGTGtagggagcagagagaggaggagagaaggatgaaggCAGAGAAGACTGATTTGATCTTTGGtctggtggaggagaggaaagcaGTAAGGGGTAAGGTGTTGGACACAACACTGAACCCTGGCATTAGGATTGAGAAAGCAGCCAGATTAAGAAACATCAGGttgggtcagtcagtcagggccagagaagagaagaaagaaaaggaggaggaTTTAGGCATGAATGAAGATAAATTGAAAGAAAAGCTTAGATTGGAGAAGGAGGCCAGGGttagggaggaggagaaaagaaaggagaaggaaagaaaggagCAGGCCATAGTGAAGGAAACCAGGATGAGGAAGATCATGTTGGAGGAGTTGGCCAGGGTTAAAGAAGGGGAGAAGGAAATGGAGGAGGAGAATAGAACCAAAGAGGTTCTATTAAAAGCAGCCAAGCAGAGGACTCTCAGGTTGGAGAAGGAGGCCATGGTTAGACGAACAGTGAACATGGAGGAAAGCAAAAGAAACCACATGGCTATTTTGGAAGAAGCCAGGCTGAGAACGCTCAGGCTAAAGGAGGAGACCAGGCTtagggaagaggagaagaaaagggaggaggagaataGAGAGAAAATGGCTTTagtgaaactggactggaggaGAAAGCTCATGTTGGAGAAGGCCATGGTTAGAGAAGAGAGCAAAATTGAGGCGgatgaaagaaagagggaggttCAATTGAAAAAGTCCAAGATGAAGACCAGGTTAAACCAGGAGGCCAGAATTAAAGAGGTGAAAAAGATGGAAGATGAGAGAAAAAAGGAAGCTTTATTGAAGAAGGCCAAGGTAACAACTCTGAGGTTGGAGGAGGAGGCCAAGGTGAGAATGAaggggaggagaagaaaagaagTGAGCTCAGTTTAG